One Phocaeicola dorei genomic region harbors:
- a CDS encoding NADPH-dependent oxidoreductase, with amino-acid sequence MESINNRRTIRKYKQEDISASLLNDLLEKAFRASTMGNMQLYSVIVTRDKQMKERLAPAHFNQPMVTGAPVVLTFCADFNRFSKWCRGRKAVPGYDNPISFLNAATDALLVTQNFCTLAEENGLGICYLGTTIYNPDQIIDILRLPELVMPVATITVGYPDECPSQVDRLPIEGILHEEVYHDYTKEDIDRIYRYKESLPENHQFIKENHKETLAQVFTEVRYKKSDNECMSVTLKETLKKQGFEK; translated from the coding sequence ATGGAATCGATAAATAATAGACGGACGATCCGTAAATATAAGCAGGAAGATATTTCTGCTTCTTTGTTAAATGATTTGCTTGAAAAGGCATTCCGTGCTTCTACAATGGGCAATATGCAATTATATAGTGTGATTGTGACCCGTGACAAGCAGATGAAAGAGAGATTGGCACCTGCTCATTTTAATCAACCGATGGTAACAGGTGCTCCGGTTGTACTGACTTTTTGTGCGGATTTTAACCGTTTTAGCAAATGGTGCAGAGGGCGTAAGGCGGTACCGGGTTATGACAATCCCATTTCTTTTCTGAATGCTGCTACGGATGCATTACTTGTGACTCAGAACTTTTGTACATTGGCGGAGGAAAATGGATTAGGTATTTGTTATTTGGGAACAACGATTTATAATCCTGATCAAATTATTGATATTCTTCGGTTGCCGGAATTGGTTATGCCAGTGGCTACTATTACAGTAGGATATCCGGACGAATGTCCTTCACAAGTCGATCGTCTTCCTATAGAGGGTATTTTGCATGAAGAAGTATATCATGATTATACCAAAGAAGATATTGATCGTATCTATAGATATAAAGAGTCACTTCCGGAAAATCATCAGTTTATTAAAGAAAATCATAAAGAAACATTGGCTCAGGTATTTACTGAGGTCAGATACAAGAAGTCGGATAATGAATGCATGTCTGTAACTTTGAAAG